taattttttgtatttttagtagaatcagggtttcaccatgttagccaggacggtcttgagctcctgacctcgtgatctgcccgcctcagcctcccaaggtgctgggattacaggcatgagccacagcacccggccaccTAATACTTTAAAATACTCACTTGTTCAGAAAAGTATAACAGAAGATAACATGGAGCTCGTTGTATATTTTGGAAGAGTTAATGAAAAGACTATATTCAGATTTTCATTTAACCCTGTATTGATTATTTATCCTACTTAAATTCACTGTGGTACAGGGATTCGAATCATAAAAAGAATCCTATTGAGGCTGTATCTAACATTAGGTAGAAGAGCAAAGTGTTGACCTTAAAAGTGAAGAATTTActaatgtgttttttttattttcttcaataaattgtatAAGACGTTCAAGAATATAACCCAACCTTACATAGACTTGCTTACATTTCTGGTTTTAACACTTTTTAGAGTGTAATTTGGTTAATAGGTAATATAATAGAAGGACCACAGTAGTAAAATCAGATTTGAACTCTGGTCTGAAATTTACATATTGTTTGTCTAACTTTTGATACTAACACCACATTCTGTGCCTCAACTGCAAAGTTGTACAGAAGATGTAACTACCTCGTCTAATTCCTGAGATTTTCTGAAGCTCTAATTAGAAACAGTGAAatcataaaatacaatataaatgcatgttaaaatcattgttttctttcattaatcCCAAATATAACTCATAAAAGTGGTTCATGAAATGATTCCGTATTTGTTTGATGAATCAATACACTTAATAGTCTAAGCAGTGTTTTACAGGCATATCACACACTGAATCTCCTGGAAGGAGATTTATGTGTTCTTCATAAAACACATATCGCTGACCTCGCAGCTCTCGAtgggggaggaggaaagagggcAGCGTGAAAATTTGCTTTCTGAAAATGTTCCAGGTTAATGCTAATCTCAGTGCTGGTCCAGGCACCACATATTAAAAAACATGGTTCTAGAGATGAGATAAAATTAAAGAGAATagcaagatataaaaatatatgtgcataGTCACATATGTTTGTGTGAATAttcaattaactttttaattgaatttcAAAGTAAGCACATATGCATTTATAGTTCAATATATACAGTCattctgtatttattatttaagatCCAAAGTAGATTGGTTTGATTTTATTATTGGGCTATGGAtactaatatataaattaaatttaccTGGACATCGCCAATTTCTCCTTTCAGATAACTCAGGGTTAACATcttttggtaatattttaaagtcagtcttcattttactaaatttaaagtattatttttgttgtaaaaTATAAACGAAAATATGACCACTGTAAACGTATTTACACCAGAAAACATATTCAAACCACATGTCCCATCCTATGTtgaattaaagattttttttaaaaaaagtttaaaaaaaaaaaaacagaaacattctCATATTTCAAAAAAGCATCACAAGCCTAAATGAGGAACTCCTGGAAAGTTCAGACACAGACTCAAGTAACACATCTTGAAGTGAACCTGATCCACTGTAAACAGAGGCTGGATTTGCTCAAGCAGCACCTTGCAACTCAAAAGTCGGATCAggctgaaaacaaaaaaacaaaatgcccCAGAAGTGATAAAGTATTCGATAAGCAAATTAATTAATAAACACCTGTTGCCCAGTCTCTTTTAAGCCAAGTAGCTGGTACCCTCTGTAGCTACAACAGGCAGAGGACTGCGGGTAAGAAGGTGCTGCCATCACCACAGGTAGCACTATGGCCCAGGGAATATCCATAACTTCCAAGCAGCCATTTTGGTAGAAGTTCTCAGGGAAGAAGTTCCATCACCTAGTCCAAGGAATAAAGGTTTGATCAGGCAGCAAGCTCAATGATTACAGCACATAATAGGATCCTTTTTCCTTTGTGACTCACATAACCTCACCAGAGGCTGTGATGAAGAAATgtacctctttccttttttagatCAAGGGAGTTAGTATTCTCATTAATTTCCTAGATCTCcttgaaaaaaagagagagagagatcctcaTTATTCTTGAAAGAAGTTTAAGCTGGATTGACTGCCAAAGGTGAAGAAGGATTcttctttgtgggtttttttttcctctgtaatgAGAAGTTACTGCAGTGTCTTCAAAGTCTTTGGTTAAAATAGACTCCAAGTTGAATTCTCCAATTATTAGATGtctgaagaacaaaaaaaaataatgccaatTGCAATAGTAAACCATGCTTTTGGTCTGCAGGAATTTACTAAATGTCCTCATGCTTCATAAAGCCCTATACCAGGATTTGAAGTAGAGATATTAAAGAGCTTGTAGACCTAACAAACCTTTCAAATTAGAAACAAAGGCAAAGCAGACAAGTCTACAGTCAACGTAAGTCTATGCAGCTAAATGCCATAATTATAAAAGCTTCAGTGAATGCAGTAGGCAGGAATAATAGGAGTCGTTTGAGTGTATATAAAATGTCACAGatgaattatactttaagttctgatgTTAGGACCAGTGAGAGTGTGGCACAGTACTTATAAgctacaaaagcaaaatttgacagCTGATGAGGAAGCACTGAGATCTGGGATGAGCCCTATAGCGTGCctcttttttacttctttcttcacTGGCTTTCTATCTCTGGGCTGTGCAACTTTGAAGAGCTTACTCATCCCATCATTCTAAGGCAAGGCATAAAGTCATTTTTGacatttatgaaagaaatttGCTTACAAATACTCTCTATTTGATATCTCTAAAATCTAAGGGACACAGTTAAATTAATGTCACTAAAAGAGCtggggaaaataaaatttctgcatGATGttactgcttcagcctctcagTGGATCCTGACATAATGGTATCTGTAGCCTATCCAGACATCTTGGGAAGTCATTTCTGGACTCATAGTCTACACATTCGTGGGCTCTCTCTTGGATACCACAAAAAATCCCAGCCAAATAGTGCCATGTTGATGGTTTAAACAAATGATTTCAGTGGATCTCATTGCCAAGATTAGAGATCTTAATTTGAAAAACATAGCAGCCTCTTTTTTCATTCATGATCATTTTATTGAGGGGATAATATGAGCTTAATGTTGTGCCTTATTTGGGGAACACGGGGATGAACAAGACAAAGCAGGGTCCCTTtatggagtgtgtgtgtttagttctaCAGGATGCCACTGGAGTGGATTTGGTTAGCAGAGCAGCAGGTGGTAAGGCTTCAGCATCCAACACACCCGGATTAGAAACCCCACTCTGCCACATTCTAGCTTTGAGATTATGAACATGTCATTTGAACTTTCTGAAATCCAGTTTCCTCAagtataaaatggggataatagaaCCTGGAATAAAACCAACCTCATGGGGTTGTGAACAGTAGTAATGACCCACTGCAGGCCCAGAAATAATATTGGTTATTCTTGCCTCTTCCCTAATTATGTTTGCCTTTGAAATGACTGAAAAATTATACTGGACTACACTCAAAATGATGGCCTAAAATCACAAATAAACCAAATTGAGAAGATAGTCTGCATCATAAGAAATTAATAAGATAAAAACATGTGCTTACCAAGCATTTAGCTCAAAATTAATTATGCTGTTCTAAAGACGTATACAAAGAGGAGTGGGtgtgttggttggttggttggtttttaagTATGATTTTCTTGCACATGTGCCATCAGAAATCTATGGGTTGAACACGTGTACTGGGCAAAAGCTATACACTTTGGATGGCTCTGAGAAAGGCCACCATTTGTCTGAAGGAAAATTATGGGAAACCAAAAATCACCCATATGTGTATGAAGCATTTCTAGTTTCTGCTTTGCCTTCTCTGTCTAAGGTTATTGACAAAAGAGCAAGAAAAGCCTTTTCTGGATGAGAAAAGACCTACACTTTGGGTAAAATTTACCAAATACTGGCATCGTGTATTTATTCTTCGGTGTTTTATGTTTGCGTCCTTTTGTATCTTTACTAACTGAGAAGAACTCTGATTTATAAGGCGTTTGATAATCTTCCTGAGGTATCCTTTGTGGCTGAAAGCTTTTGGCGGGGGTCTGGAAAGCAGGGCCAGTATGAATATTTGGGAAAGGTTGCCTTCTTTTGTCAACTGAGTTCTTATGACTATGAGATTACCCTGTGCTAGGAAGGctcctctttttttctgacttcttgctgagaaactgctctcaaATCCACTTAGGAACTGATCCTACTATAATAAGATCTAAGGGAAGAGAATATAATCTTGAAGAAAGATACAGAAGCAGAAGGGAAGACagtgcaggaaaagaaaaaacaggaggaAGGGCAAATTATTTGGTCATTTCTTATATGCAAGAATAATGTGAATATAGTACAGAACTCTCTGCCTTTATCAGATTCACTACAGCTCTATTATCTTCACATTTTTGGGTGTCATAATGTTATGGTCAACACCTTTGTTGGAGAGTGTCATCAAATACACTGGTCACGTAAAGGATGCCATGTGGAGAATGTTTCTCTGCCAACCTTGTAACAGAGGGCAGATGTCAGATCCCTTCAAAATAATCTTTAGAGAGTACATGAGAAATGTTAAATATGATATCATATAACATGTTATCTATCCTAGTTAGCCATGAAAAATTCTGTAGGACTCTAAACCTCCCCTGTGAATCAAATGGGTAAATAcaaattaacatttatatattcaGTTACTACTGGTGAATTATTACTTCAGAGTAGCCAAGGGATTGGGAAGCCTAATGATAAGGAAAGGAGGTCTAATTAGACTTGCTGGGGGTCTCTCTAGAAGATTCTTCTATGCATAGGATGCCTTTAATATTCAAATCAAGTTCTCAGTTATATAAACTGTATTCAGCAGGGAAATGTTAAAGATACACAGCCTGGTTTTCAATTAGAAGAAACAAGCAATtaatggtgaaatagaaaatcaaaacaatactTCCTGTGTGACTTTGTGAGATAAACCTACCTCATAAAATGCACAGACATTGAACTTCCAACCCACAAATGGCTGTGAATTAAAGAATGGCATTGCAAGAGGGTAGCAAACAGATGTTTAACATCTTTTTCGTGTTTATTGAGGAAAGTGGTCTGATAATCTAGTCACATATATTGAGTTTCTATTATGTACAGAGCACTAAACTGGGCTCAGATCAATACCAAAGTTGATAAAGTGATTAGAAACAAATATCTAACTACACTCTTTACAGACTACCATTAAGCTTAAATGTAGCAGTAAATGTTCGTTCCAAGCTTTTCTTAAATTTACCTGTAATATGTTacttactgttttcatttttatgaattctATATAAATATGGAGGAATCATCtggtttttaatttcaaaataaaaggagaCAACTAAAAAAGATGGGAAAGAACAGCCATGAAAACAGACCCTGTAATTGTTCTAAATTGATGGCATAAAACCAAATTACTTAAAGGaatgtttttaaatacaaatcCCCAGACCCCATAGATCTTCCCGTCAGAATGTGCAGGGATGGGACCTGGGTATATGCATTTGAAAAGACTgaatctcagtttttaaaaataatcatcaaataatattacatAATGTAGGCGTACTAGGAATTTGTCATTTATATGCAATAGGAAAAAGTGAATTTATAAAATCCTTACAtaacatactttttctttttagcagGTCATGGCATCTAAGCCTTCAGCACCagactactggatatctacctaATAGATTATTTCTCTGTCTGAAAATAGTAGACATTATCACGGCCAATGCATTCTtcagtttggaactttctagcaACCACATGCTAACTCAAGTTGAAAGGTTCTAAATACAGATGTTGTACATCCTGTACTCCTTTGGGGATGTAAAGAATCTTCCCTCCTCTGTCCTTGTCTTGTTGAGATGTGCTAGGCACCTTTGAGTAAAAGACTTCCCTTTATCAAGACTCAGTGTCATAAATAAatggtgtgggtgggtgggtagtgTACATCTGTGATGACCTGAAACAGTGCTTCTTAGAGTGTGAGTCTCAGACCACCTGTACTAGAAGCCAtcaggagctttttaaaaatttaaatttctatacCTGACCCCAGATATACTGGGTCAGAATCCCCAGGGGCAAGGCAAAAGAATCTAAATTTTAAATCAGCTACTTAGGTAGCTGCATACTGAAATTTCCAAAACACTAGATGAGGTGCTCTCTGAGGTCCCTTCAAGCCCAAATTTTTATATAAGTCAGTCATCATTACAGAACAGACTGATAACCTTCTAATTTCGATCTGATGCTCTAATTTCTGAAAAATCccgcttttctttttctgttctattttaaCCTGCATGTTTAATTAATTCACAGTTCTCAACATGAATCAACACGTGGCTGCTAGAAAGTTGCAAACTGGAGATTTTGTTGGCTGTAACTTTGTCTACTATTGcgaaaaaggaaaatgatcaaatatttcctggttttttttaaaagatatacatTAGATGAAGTATGGTGGAGAAAACACTCTCTTCTGAAATGACCTCTCCAAAtagtctttatatttttaactacAAAGTGAACCATATGCAATATAATCACTTGCACATATTCAATAAAAAAGCAGGGTTAAGCCAAATCTTGTTACCACCAAGAATATTTGTACTATACGTAAGATGTTTTCAATAGAAGGATTGAGACATTTTTTATTTGGCTTATAAAAGGAAATTGCTCTGTTCTCTAAAGGAACACAGAGAAAAGCTGATATATCTTCAGAAATATTCAATACAGTTCATATATTTTAAGAGTGAAACTCGTTATCTGCTGTTGATTCTTTAAGAAACTTGCCATGGTTGTGAATAACCTGGATGCTTCTAAGCTACAAAATAGACACCTTAGATAGTTTGATACAGGAGGTTTATCCCTTCACCTAAAAAACTCTGATTTCCAAAGGATGTCTGTGGCTTCTCTATTACTCAATGCTCCAGAATCCTTCATTAGGGGACATGGTACTTTTGTCTATAATCCTTAGTCCCTGGGAAAGGGAACGCAGTGGGTTCCATTTGGACTAACATGGAAGTGACTGAAAAAGTTCCTCCTGTGTTGGGTTTTCTCGCGGAGGAGAAGTAGTAGTGAGATAAGAAGGGCACCCCGAGCAATAAATGGCGCTCCATTGGGTTGGAGGTGGGcatcataaaattttaagaagGTTCAAACAGGCAATCTTTTTATTCGTTTCCTGCAACCCACCCTCTTACCTGCTAATCACACGGGATCAATAATTCTTTGCTTTCTCACTGTTCCTAATGCCCAcgtgagaaaaagaaattcacttcCCCCCACCACTCCCAATGTAACAGAAAATATGCCACACACCAAGAAAGGAAACTTCACTCTAGCATGAGAATATTATACCAGTTGAgataaatttattgagattttgatAGACATAGCCATGACTTCATCATGACAAGTCATGAGTGTCATGAAAATTTCAAAAGTAGTGTATGACAAGTAGGAGGTCAAGTTTCCAAAAACATCCCAGAGAACATCAGCCAGGGCAGGCAGCTTGAGGAAgcgtctcctttttcattttcctccCCTGGGACTGGAGGTAAGTTGGAAGGCAGTGTCTCTGAGGTTGATGAGCAAATGAGGAATGAAGGAGTGGATACGGGGGGATCCTGGAGATGTGCTGCTCAGCCTTCAGGGGAGAGAAGATTCTACGCCTCGGGGATTTCAGCCAATCAGTAGAGAGCAAATGGCCAGTATCTCCTGTAGCCAAAAGCCCCACAGCCATTGTAGCCATAGCCGAAGCCATAGCCCACTGGGGAGTAGGTGCTGCCATAGCCACAGCCAACACTATATCCCAGCGGGTAGCCATAGGTGCCCCAGTAGCATCCTGGGAAGACAGCCTCGGAGAAGTTGTTGCAGTGCATGGTGTCGGGAGCAGAGGGCTTAGGTAGCAGAGGAGTGCGTTTCGTCAGTGGGATGGATTCCTGGTCTCAGAACCTTCTTTATATATCCTGGCTCTGGTGGGTGGTGAAAAACACAAAGCCCTCATTTTCATTCTTGACACCAATTTACATTCTTAAAAGCTCATTAACTTGTTTTGCTCTTGCTTATGATGGCTTTACAGTGGCTTAAGAAAGCTCTCATGTGATACAATGCAGCAAGAAGATgactttaaacaaattatttcccttcctaaaaaaaaaattattgccaggACTTCAAAGCACTCTGTCTTATAGACCCTGTATAACTCTCTGCAAGCAGGCATATAATATCAAGAAATATTCTGAGGTTGTTAACTGTTATGCAGTCCTCTTGCTCTCTGAATTCCCACAACACACAGTTGGAATTCGATAAATAGGtgttaaatacattaataaataacaaatggATAGTGAGTTTATCTCAAAATTCTCAAAATTAAAGCATGTCTTAGTATTCACATGCTTCAAGGATTCTCTTCTTTGGAATATGAAATACAAGTACAATAAAACTCGTGAGAaagagtctttctttttttttctctctctctctctgtctacagCTACCGTGTTTGGGAAACTGGTTAAAAATGTAATCTTAATCATAGTCCCCTCCTAAACTATACCTAACATCACATTTCTAGAAGAGTGCTCGAATTAATAGTGTTGAGATTTTAAAATGGAGTATTTGGATTAATCCTTGTACTGAATTgtcaaacatttaattttttgaccTGAAACATGCTTTAAACTAAATGTTGAAACTAATAAGgtaaacacagaaaaatgaataaaaaaatttatgGTAAGATTTAGAATGTTTTTTCTCTTAGATCTAATGAAACCAGATTGTCTGACAAATGTGATGATATTATAAAGGACCAGATGACAATATGAAATCAGTTATTTCACTTTTAGAATGATCGTGTACCCCAggataaaaaaggaaagttatGCCTCTCTAAACAGAGAGTTAGTTCTCAAACATGAGTTAAAAGAGGGATAAGGCTGATCAAAACTATCTTGGATCATGTAAGACCTGATATATTATTCCCAGACACCTGTGTTAAGATTTCTTACAGTGGCACTTAGTAGAGAACTTACAGAACAAATACCCAAAGAGGGCACATGGAACAGAAATAGGCACAGAGGTAATAGGAATCATTCTAGAAGGCCACAAAACAGATATGTATTACACATGAGCTCCCCCAGATTTTAATTCATAACCCAGAGGTAACTTTGCTCCCTGCTATCAGCAGCTAGGGATCAAAGGCTGAATCCAAGAACAAGACGAGACTTTTGGAAAATTCAAAACCATGCCAGTGTACTAGCcagattaattaaattaattaattaaatctaATTAATGAAAAATAGATTACAGCAGaggcatttttaaatatatatatatacatatatgtaattttttctgaagtggagtcttgctctatcacccaggttggagtgcggtggtgcaatcttgactcactgcaacctctgcctcctcgtttcaagcaagtctcctgcctcggcctcccaaagagctgggattacaggcgtgggccactgcacctggcctcaatttttttatttttaatttttgtgggtgcatggtaggtttatatatttgtggagtacatgagatgttttgatacagatatgcaatgtgtaataatcacattctGGAGAATGAAAACAGCTATATTACCCTGCTTCGTGAGCAAACCTGGATGCCTACCTATGGGGATTCAGCAATTAAAATTCAAACACGACATGTGGCTTATAGCTAAACAAGTTCAGGGAATTGAAATTAGATTTATTCCCAAAACATAAAGGTATTCAACCACAGATCATTCCCTAAAaatcatagaatgatttacattctgTTTCTACTGGCATCACATTGCTATATTTCATGATAGAAAAGCTGATGCTAGGGGGAAAAAATTTAGACAAAAGATAGCATTGTTTAAcggaaaatttaaaatttttgaataaatattgcCAAAGGTCAATTATGATGCTCTATTTAAATGAATTTTCCCATTTGCCTACCCAATCTGACAAGATGCTAGTTTTGCCTTCTGCAGCACAAAACCTAGCTCTGTATGTGAATAGTAATTAAAATATgttgtcttttttaaaacttaagcCCTATTTACAGAGAACAGCTTGGATTTTCTCTAGAAAGTCTACAGAAAATtctaacaaaagaaaattttgggAGACATATCATTTATCaacaagtcatttaaaaattaatagcgAATTTAATCCTATATTGAGCCTATGAAAGCTTTTTTCTGATAATAGACTTATCAAAGAAAGAGTCAGGATTTCATAAAGCTTGGAAGTACAAATTTTTGAAAGCCCATTTGTTAAAAAGTATACAatgtaacaaatataaaattaagtacaaaagtaaatatttgttgagatgctttaaaaaatcacaaaaaaaaaaccactaccAAAActtacaaatattacaaaattcagagaaaaaatattatttgtattatgaAGTGCCTGGCACACTACTATAATAGTTTTCTTTCCCACAGGCTAGCTTCTGGCTCCATCATTTCAATCTATTCTCCCCTCCACTACTCATCCTGTGCTGTATGCCACGGGAAAAACTCAGGCTAAGATAGGGCCTCTGGTCCTGCATTTTCACATCACACATTCTGGGTGGATCAGCAGAGTGGTCGAAGAATTCCTGGGAGCCATTCCCACATAAGAATGGCTAGaagtagtttaattagatacagAAGTGCCCGCGA
The nucleotide sequence above comes from Macaca nemestrina isolate mMacNem1 chromosome 4, mMacNem.hap1, whole genome shotgun sequence. Encoded proteins:
- the LOC105472745 gene encoding keratin-associated protein 8-1, translated to MHCNNFSEAVFPGCYWGTYGYPLGYSVGCGYGSTYSPVGYGFGYGYNGCGAFGYRRYWPFALY